One genomic region from Conexibacter woesei DSM 14684 encodes:
- a CDS encoding Ppx/GppA phosphatase family protein, producing the protein MRVACIDIGSNTTRLLVADHAGGALLPVVQVRAFTQLGRASRPQEPLAEDVVASLAEVVAEQAAAAREAGATAVRVVATAALRRVSNGVAVCAALSGAAGRPVELLSAEEEARLAFAGATASLACGPAEPIGVADVGGGSSELIVGTRADGVTWSRSLALGSGDLADVHLCADPPVAAELQAVRGAVAAALAGVTAPPVTRAVAVGGSATSLARLVGPRLDADALACAVEKLVAAPAAVVAVDHELDPARVRLLPAGLLVLAGVVALLGPLEVADGGLREGVVLGLATAGS; encoded by the coding sequence GTGCGCGTTGCCTGCATCGACATCGGGTCCAACACGACCCGCCTGCTGGTCGCGGACCACGCCGGCGGCGCGCTCCTGCCTGTCGTCCAGGTGCGCGCCTTCACCCAGCTCGGGCGCGCGTCGCGTCCGCAGGAACCGCTCGCCGAGGACGTCGTCGCCTCGCTCGCCGAGGTCGTCGCCGAGCAGGCTGCCGCGGCGCGCGAAGCAGGCGCGACGGCGGTCCGCGTCGTCGCGACGGCGGCGCTGCGACGGGTCTCCAACGGCGTCGCGGTCTGCGCGGCGCTGAGCGGGGCAGCCGGCCGGCCGGTCGAGCTGCTGAGCGCGGAGGAGGAGGCGCGGCTGGCGTTCGCGGGGGCGACCGCGTCGCTCGCCTGCGGGCCGGCCGAGCCGATCGGCGTCGCCGACGTCGGCGGCGGATCGAGCGAGCTGATCGTCGGCACGCGCGCTGACGGCGTGACGTGGTCGCGGTCGCTCGCGCTCGGCTCCGGCGACCTCGCCGACGTGCACCTGTGCGCCGACCCGCCGGTCGCGGCGGAGCTGCAGGCGGTGCGCGGCGCCGTCGCGGCGGCACTTGCCGGCGTGACGGCGCCGCCGGTCACGCGTGCGGTCGCGGTCGGCGGCAGCGCGACGTCGCTCGCGCGGCTGGTCGGGCCGCGACTCGACGCCGACGCGCTCGCATGCGCGGTCGAGAAGCTCGTCGCGGCGCCGGCGGCGGTCGTCGCGGTCGACCACGAGCTGGACCCCGCGCGCGTGCGGCTGCTGCCGGCAGGACTGCTCGTACTCGCCGGCGTGGTGGCGCTGCTCGGCCCGCTCGAGGTCGCCGACGGCGGGCTGCGCGAAGGCGTCGTGCTCGGCCTCGCGACTGCTGGCAGCTGA
- a CDS encoding ATP-binding protein: protein MRRGRRPLLERDGELQAIRAALRGARAGAGRTLVVEGPAGIGKTVLLQAAATSAARTGTTVLWARGSELERRFPFGVVRELLEPPLRDPAMRAAVLTGAAGLCAPLFERGDPADLPAARPAVADTGLLHGLYWLVCALADRAPLVLVVDDAQWADARSQDLLAFLAPRVGELPVALVAATRPPVAEGDVDVAVALGGAAERIAPQPLSTAAVRRLLAEELGEPEPAFVAACLAATGGSPFYVRELIGALATGGTAPLGAQAAQAAELGPETIARAILPRIARVSPDAVAVARALAILGDGAELSRVAALAGLDEAAATAAAAALCRAGVLAPERRPRFEHPIVRSAIASGLTAVERAQAHRRAARLLAAAGAPSTRVAAHLLETDAVGEPWARDALLDAARRARDEGAIAVALQCLRRALAEPPDEHRHALLLQLGEVAFQAGERDALDHLETAWRDAAGPRQRARAARALAVPLVGAGRIDEALERLRQAVVPLAGDDPLAIELTAHRSSLALLAPMELTARVMAEVEAHEPPAARTGAECMLLGNLAYWGAMRGAPAESCMALAERSLAGGVLLDEEGPASLTLHYAVLVLISADAFAAADDHLAAALRRARATGSVLGFALCSLMRSLSAYRRGALADAEVEARHTVDTVRLHGWEDGLPGAVGFLVDALVDRGRLDEAVAVLEDAGLGRPLPEGLLYHPVLVARARLAIACGDRAAGLEDLRELGRRDERDGARATIGTPTWRGYAAPVLAALGEREEALRLAEEELALARRWGAPRGLGFALRARGAVADPATAVDWHARAVETLEGTPARLELARSLTDLGTALRRARRPRDAREPLRRAADLATRCDASLLAERAVHELGATGARRRSRTLLTGVEALTPSERRIAAMAAGGMTNREIAEALFLTRKTIEMHLGGAYRKLGISSREELPSVLEM from the coding sequence ATGCGACGCGGGCGGCGGCCACTGCTCGAACGGGACGGCGAGCTGCAGGCGATCCGCGCCGCGCTGCGAGGCGCGCGGGCGGGTGCCGGACGGACGCTCGTCGTGGAGGGTCCCGCCGGGATCGGCAAGACCGTCCTGCTGCAAGCGGCCGCGACATCGGCCGCTCGCACGGGGACGACGGTGCTGTGGGCGCGCGGCAGCGAGCTCGAGCGGCGGTTCCCGTTCGGCGTCGTGCGTGAGCTGCTGGAGCCGCCGCTGCGCGACCCGGCCATGCGCGCGGCGGTGCTGACCGGCGCGGCCGGGCTGTGCGCGCCGCTGTTCGAACGCGGCGATCCGGCGGATCTGCCCGCGGCGAGGCCGGCGGTCGCGGACACCGGCCTGCTGCACGGCCTCTACTGGCTCGTCTGCGCGCTCGCCGACCGCGCGCCTCTCGTCCTCGTCGTCGACGACGCGCAGTGGGCGGACGCCCGCTCGCAGGACCTGCTCGCGTTCCTCGCACCTCGTGTCGGCGAGCTGCCCGTCGCGCTCGTCGCCGCGACCCGCCCGCCCGTCGCGGAGGGCGACGTCGACGTCGCGGTGGCGCTCGGCGGCGCCGCCGAGCGGATCGCTCCCCAGCCGCTCAGCACCGCCGCGGTGAGGCGGCTGCTGGCGGAGGAGCTGGGCGAGCCGGAGCCCGCGTTCGTCGCCGCCTGCCTGGCGGCAACCGGGGGCAGCCCGTTCTACGTACGCGAGCTGATCGGCGCGCTCGCCACCGGCGGAACGGCACCGCTCGGCGCGCAGGCGGCGCAGGCGGCCGAGCTGGGGCCGGAGACGATCGCGCGCGCGATCCTGCCGCGGATCGCGCGCGTCTCGCCGGACGCGGTCGCGGTCGCGCGTGCGCTCGCGATCCTCGGCGACGGCGCCGAGCTGTCGCGGGTCGCGGCGCTGGCCGGCCTCGACGAGGCCGCCGCCACCGCGGCCGCCGCCGCGCTGTGCCGAGCCGGCGTTCTGGCGCCGGAGCGCCGCCCGCGCTTCGAGCACCCGATCGTCCGCAGCGCGATCGCCTCGGGCCTCACCGCCGTCGAACGCGCGCAGGCGCACCGCCGCGCCGCGCGCCTGCTCGCCGCGGCCGGGGCGCCGAGCACCCGGGTCGCCGCGCACCTGCTCGAGACGGACGCGGTCGGCGAGCCATGGGCGCGCGACGCCCTGCTCGACGCCGCACGGCGAGCGCGCGACGAGGGCGCGATCGCGGTCGCGCTGCAATGCCTGCGCCGAGCGCTCGCTGAGCCGCCGGACGAGCACCGGCACGCGCTGCTGCTCCAACTCGGCGAGGTCGCGTTCCAGGCCGGCGAGCGCGACGCGCTCGACCACCTCGAAACGGCGTGGCGCGACGCCGCCGGTCCCCGTCAGCGTGCCCGTGCCGCTCGCGCCCTCGCCGTGCCGCTCGTCGGAGCGGGGCGGATCGACGAGGCGCTGGAGCGGCTGCGGCAGGCGGTCGTGCCGCTGGCGGGCGACGACCCGCTGGCGATCGAGCTGACCGCCCACAGGTCGAGCCTCGCACTGCTCGCGCCGATGGAGCTGACCGCGCGCGTGATGGCGGAGGTCGAGGCGCACGAGCCGCCGGCGGCGAGGACCGGTGCGGAATGCATGCTGCTCGGCAACCTCGCGTACTGGGGTGCGATGCGCGGCGCTCCGGCAGAGAGCTGCATGGCGCTGGCGGAGCGCTCCCTCGCCGGCGGCGTGCTGCTCGACGAGGAGGGACCGGCCTCGCTGACGCTCCACTACGCGGTGCTGGTGCTGATCTCCGCGGATGCGTTCGCGGCGGCCGACGATCACCTCGCCGCGGCGCTGCGGCGCGCTCGCGCAACCGGCTCGGTGCTGGGCTTCGCGCTCTGCTCGCTGATGCGGTCGCTGTCGGCGTACCGCCGCGGCGCGCTCGCGGACGCCGAGGTCGAGGCCCGCCACACGGTCGACACGGTGCGCCTCCACGGATGGGAGGACGGGCTGCCGGGAGCCGTCGGCTTCCTCGTCGACGCGCTCGTCGACCGCGGCCGTCTCGACGAGGCGGTCGCCGTGCTCGAGGACGCCGGGCTCGGGCGGCCGCTGCCAGAGGGGCTGCTCTACCACCCGGTGCTCGTCGCACGCGCGCGGCTGGCGATCGCGTGCGGCGATCGGGCGGCCGGCCTCGAGGACCTCCGCGAGCTCGGCCGCCGCGACGAGCGCGACGGGGCGCGCGCGACGATAGGGACGCCGACCTGGCGGGGCTACGCGGCGCCGGTGCTTGCGGCGCTCGGAGAGCGTGAGGAGGCGCTGCGGCTCGCCGAGGAGGAGCTTGCGCTGGCGCGCCGCTGGGGCGCGCCGCGCGGCCTCGGCTTCGCGTTGCGCGCTCGCGGCGCAGTGGCGGACCCCGCGACCGCCGTGGACTGGCACGCGCGGGCCGTGGAGACGCTGGAGGGAACGCCCGCGCGGTTGGAGCTGGCACGGTCGCTGACCGACCTCGGCACCGCGCTCCGGCGCGCGCGCCGGCCGCGAGACGCGCGCGAGCCGCTGCGGCGGGCGGCCGATCTGGCGACGCGCTGCGACGCGTCGCTGTTGGCCGAGCGGGCCGTGCACGAGCTCGGGGCGACCGGTGCGCGACGGCGGTCGCGGACCCTGCTGACCGGCGTCGAGGCGCTGACGCCGAGCGAGCGGCGGATCGCGGCGATGGCGGCGGGCGGCATGACCAACCGCGAGATCGCCGAGGCGCTGTTTCTCACCCGCAAGACGATCGAGATGCATCTCGGCGGCGCGTACCGCAAGCTCGGCATCTCGTCGCGCGAGGAGCTGCCATCCGTGCTGGAGATGTGA
- a CDS encoding ABC transporter ATP-binding protein translates to MSSNNLAIEVRGLRKSYGDLEAVRGLDFSVRRGEVFGLLGPNGAGKTTTVEILEGYRERTAGEVTVLGYDPQRRARDLRSRVGIVLQSSGIYRHVQVREVLEHFAGMYPQPRDVGEVIELAGLRGKEDARTRTLSGGQLRRLDFALALVGDPELIFLDEPTTGFDPAARRGAWDTIRSLKALGKTVLLTTHYLDEAQVLADRVAIIKDGRILVEGAPSELGVGSGAVRYRVAWRNGSGLLNQQETDDPTTLLNELTAAALARGEKLESLSVSRPTLEDIYLELTA, encoded by the coding sequence GTGAGCAGCAACAACCTGGCGATCGAGGTCCGCGGACTGCGCAAGAGCTACGGCGATCTGGAGGCGGTCCGCGGACTCGACTTCTCGGTGCGCCGCGGTGAGGTGTTCGGACTCCTCGGCCCCAACGGCGCTGGCAAGACGACGACCGTGGAGATCCTCGAGGGATACCGCGAGCGGACGGCCGGCGAGGTCACGGTGCTCGGATACGACCCGCAGCGACGCGCCCGCGACCTCCGCTCGCGCGTCGGGATCGTGCTCCAGAGCAGCGGCATCTACCGTCACGTGCAGGTGCGCGAGGTGCTGGAGCACTTCGCCGGCATGTACCCGCAGCCGCGCGACGTCGGCGAGGTGATCGAGCTGGCCGGCCTGCGCGGCAAGGAGGACGCCCGCACGCGCACGCTCTCCGGCGGTCAGCTGCGGCGGCTCGACTTCGCGCTCGCGCTCGTCGGCGACCCGGAGCTGATCTTCCTCGACGAGCCGACGACCGGCTTCGACCCGGCCGCCCGCCGCGGCGCGTGGGACACGATCCGCTCGCTCAAGGCGCTCGGCAAGACGGTCCTGCTGACGACGCACTACCTCGACGAGGCGCAAGTGCTCGCCGACCGCGTCGCGATCATCAAGGACGGCCGCATCCTCGTCGAGGGCGCGCCGAGCGAGCTGGGCGTCGGCAGCGGCGCTGTCCGCTACCGCGTCGCGTGGCGCAACGGCAGCGGGCTGCTCAACCAGCAGGAGACCGACGATCCGACGACGCTGCTCAACGAGCTGACCGCCGCGGCGCTCGCGAGAGGCGAGAAGCTGGAGAGCCTCAGCGTCTCGCGCCCGACGTTGGAGGACATCTACCTGGAGTTGACGGCGTGA
- a CDS encoding ABC transporter permease, which produces MTGASAAAQQSFAALTWRQYRLERRMFWRNPSAAFFNFMLPLLLLALFGAVFSSNQDDLDVIVPGIAGMSVVSTTFSALAYNMTAMRELGVLKRVRGTPIPSGAFLLGIAGHSITNTALQMVLITVAGKVFFGIDWPPNPGEMVVFVVLGVICFASLGVALSHVIPNNESAPAYVNAIFLPLIIISGVFYDAEDVPSFLAGIAEALPLTHLIDGLSAAMVTGESLGDQLSSIGVLVAWTVLGVVLAVRGFSWEARRS; this is translated from the coding sequence GTGACGGGCGCGAGCGCGGCCGCGCAGCAGAGCTTCGCCGCGCTCACGTGGCGCCAGTATCGCCTCGAGCGCCGCATGTTCTGGCGCAACCCGAGCGCCGCGTTCTTCAACTTCATGCTGCCGCTGCTGCTGCTCGCGCTGTTCGGCGCGGTCTTCAGCTCCAACCAGGACGACCTCGACGTGATCGTCCCCGGCATCGCCGGCATGAGCGTCGTCTCGACCACGTTCAGCGCGCTGGCGTACAACATGACCGCGATGCGCGAGCTGGGCGTCCTCAAGCGCGTGCGCGGGACGCCGATCCCGAGCGGTGCGTTCCTGCTCGGCATCGCCGGCCACTCGATCACGAACACCGCCTTGCAGATGGTGCTGATCACGGTCGCGGGCAAGGTCTTCTTCGGCATCGACTGGCCGCCGAACCCCGGCGAGATGGTCGTCTTCGTCGTGCTCGGCGTGATCTGCTTCGCGTCGCTCGGCGTCGCGCTCTCGCACGTGATCCCGAACAACGAGTCGGCGCCCGCGTACGTCAACGCGATCTTCCTGCCGCTGATCATCATCTCGGGCGTCTTCTACGACGCCGAGGACGTGCCGTCGTTCCTCGCCGGGATCGCCGAGGCGCTGCCGCTCACGCACCTGATCGACGGGCTCTCGGCCGCGATGGTCACCGGTGAGAGTCTCGGCGACCAGCTCTCCTCGATCGGCGTGCTCGTCGCCTGGACGGTCCTCGGCGTCGTGCTCGCCGTGCGCGGCTTCAGCTGGGAAGCGCGCCGCAGCTGA
- a CDS encoding DUF4389 domain-containing protein, whose translation MYPVGYEADFVEERSRLTTFFRLILVIPWLIVSIFWGIGALICAVIAWFAIVFTGRYPQGLYDFVAKALRFITRVNGYMLLMTDEFPSFGGDEEPQYPVRLRIDEPLSAYSRVKTGFRFILMIPIVIVLYFVQIVARAIGVLSWIVIVIMGRQPEALFDIMKWTQAYEARANAYHLLVTETYPPFSADDGYAAPAPSAPPAPPTGPPPTGPVTG comes from the coding sequence ATGTACCCAGTTGGCTACGAGGCCGACTTCGTCGAGGAGCGCAGTCGGCTCACGACATTCTTCCGCTTGATCCTCGTCATCCCGTGGCTGATCGTCAGCATCTTCTGGGGAATCGGTGCGTTGATCTGCGCCGTGATCGCCTGGTTCGCGATCGTCTTCACCGGCCGTTATCCACAGGGTCTCTATGACTTCGTGGCGAAGGCGCTGCGCTTCATCACCCGGGTGAACGGCTACATGTTGCTGATGACGGACGAGTTCCCCTCGTTCGGCGGCGACGAAGAGCCGCAGTACCCGGTCCGCCTGCGGATCGACGAGCCGCTGTCGGCCTACAGCCGCGTCAAGACCGGCTTCCGCTTCATCCTGATGATCCCGATCGTGATCGTCCTGTACTTCGTGCAGATCGTCGCACGCGCGATCGGGGTGCTGTCGTGGATCGTGATCGTGATCATGGGCAGACAGCCGGAGGCCCTGTTCGACATCATGAAGTGGACGCAGGCGTACGAGGCGCGCGCGAACGCGTACCACCTGCTGGTGACCGAGACCTACCCGCCGTTCTCGGCCGACGACGGCTACGCGGCGCCCGCGCCGTCGGCGCCGCCCGCGCCGCCGACCGGCCCGCCGCCGACCGGCCCCGTCACGGGCTGA
- a CDS encoding GNAT family N-acetyltransferase: MELAGPTLTLRYATPADAAALFALASDAQVTRFFSWGPYTKVEQPLAYIERLAGQRERGEQLDLLIVHRDDGPIGVTGLAELSRRDRRAVVGTWLGRRWWGSGANDESKALIGRLAFDHLGLDRVGAYADVDNGRSQAALERTGFVREGVLRGWHRHGDSVRDVALFSLLRDDFARSRLAAVPTQMRGEPPQSFVVLPFSP, from the coding sequence GTGGAGCTCGCCGGGCCGACCCTGACGCTGCGCTATGCGACGCCCGCCGACGCGGCGGCGCTGTTCGCGCTCGCGAGCGATGCACAGGTGACGCGCTTCTTCTCGTGGGGCCCGTACACGAAGGTCGAGCAGCCGCTCGCATACATCGAGCGACTCGCCGGTCAGCGCGAGCGTGGCGAGCAGCTCGACCTGCTGATCGTCCATCGCGACGACGGGCCGATCGGCGTGACCGGCCTCGCCGAGCTGTCCAGACGCGATCGCCGCGCCGTCGTCGGCACGTGGCTCGGGCGCAGATGGTGGGGCAGCGGCGCCAACGACGAGTCGAAGGCGCTGATAGGCCGGCTCGCGTTCGACCATCTCGGCCTCGATCGCGTGGGCGCCTACGCCGACGTCGACAACGGTCGCTCCCAAGCGGCGCTGGAGCGGACCGGCTTCGTGCGCGAGGGCGTCCTGCGCGGCTGGCACCGGCATGGCGACAGCGTTCGTGACGTCGCGTTGTTCAGCCTGCTGCGCGACGACTTCGCGCGCTCGCGGCTGGCGGCGGTCCCCACGCAGATGCGCGGGGAGCCGCCGCAGTCGTTCGTCGTGCTGCCGTTCAGCCCGTGA
- a CDS encoding ATP-binding protein, whose protein sequence is MSDGTSTSPPAGSMPEPTPSVGSSTAPEVRFSLPAVPANVALVRQALAGLADSLGIDPARAADMKIAITEACTNAVVHAYENHDGPLDVAMGVEHDRLVLSIRDRGPGLRPLPSEGDGPPLGFGLALIASLSDEFGIAGGRHGTEVRMAFALDGGDDAPPLTVWLSRDAAPPVRGVALTLEPGAHAAAVLGRVVSLVAARADFSIDRLSDAQIVSDAIAGAAGAHALDGGGAVRVAIDEHERGFDLVIGPLAPGGGQQLVRDTELPGLGCLLERLADELDVEPAAGGGEHLRARLASRT, encoded by the coding sequence GTGAGCGACGGAACGAGCACCTCCCCGCCGGCCGGCAGCATGCCGGAGCCGACGCCCAGCGTCGGCTCGTCGACCGCGCCCGAGGTCCGTTTCAGCCTCCCCGCCGTTCCGGCCAACGTCGCGCTCGTGCGGCAGGCGCTCGCCGGCCTCGCCGACAGCCTCGGGATCGACCCCGCGCGCGCGGCCGACATGAAGATCGCGATCACCGAGGCGTGCACGAACGCCGTCGTGCACGCGTACGAGAACCACGACGGCCCGCTCGACGTCGCGATGGGCGTCGAGCACGACCGCCTCGTGTTGTCGATCCGCGACCGCGGGCCGGGACTGCGCCCGCTGCCGTCGGAGGGCGACGGACCGCCGCTCGGCTTCGGGCTCGCGCTGATCGCGTCGCTGTCGGACGAGTTCGGGATCGCCGGCGGCCGCCACGGCACCGAGGTGCGGATGGCGTTCGCGCTTGACGGCGGCGACGACGCGCCGCCGCTGACGGTGTGGCTCTCGCGCGACGCGGCTCCGCCGGTCCGAGGCGTTGCGCTGACGCTCGAGCCAGGCGCGCACGCGGCCGCCGTCCTCGGCCGTGTCGTCTCGCTCGTCGCCGCCCGCGCCGACTTCTCGATCGACCGGCTGTCGGACGCGCAGATCGTCAGCGACGCGATCGCCGGGGCCGCAGGCGCCCACGCGCTCGACGGCGGCGGCGCAGTGCGCGTCGCGATCGACGAGCACGAGCGCGGCTTCGACCTCGTGATCGGTCCGCTCGCGCCCGGCGGCGGTCAGCAGCTCGTGCGCGACACGGAGCTGCCCGGCCTCGGCTGCCTGCTCGAACGGCTCGCCGACGAGCTGGACGTCGAGCCCGCCGCCGGCGGCGGGGAGCACCTTCGCGCGCGCCTCGCCTCGCGCACCTGA
- a CDS encoding Crp/Fnr family transcriptional regulator — protein sequence MSSGNAFVRVLEEDPELAADLDPTSLQLATRHAIAAVEVIAPGVWEPVRPADGGNGHLGVLVLDGLLMRDVTFARAACTELLGRGDLLRPWDWEREVMTVRPQVVWTALQPVRLAVLDRRITAIIGRWPELVSAVTARAVRRASELATTQATSHLTRVDARLELLFWGLADRWGRVGPGGVVLELPLTHQVLGRLIGAQRPSVTTALSDLTRRRVIERRDDGAWILHGDPPGLAN from the coding sequence ATGTCGAGCGGAAACGCCTTCGTGCGCGTGCTGGAAGAGGATCCGGAGCTGGCGGCCGACCTCGACCCGACGAGCCTCCAGCTCGCGACGCGTCACGCGATCGCGGCCGTCGAGGTGATCGCGCCCGGCGTCTGGGAGCCGGTCCGGCCGGCCGACGGCGGCAACGGCCACCTCGGCGTGCTCGTGCTCGACGGGCTGCTGATGCGCGACGTCACGTTCGCCAGAGCGGCCTGCACCGAGCTGCTCGGCCGCGGTGACCTGCTGCGGCCGTGGGATTGGGAGCGCGAGGTGATGACGGTCCGCCCGCAGGTCGTCTGGACCGCGCTCCAGCCGGTCCGCCTCGCGGTGCTCGACCGGCGCATCACGGCGATCATCGGACGCTGGCCGGAGCTGGTGAGCGCCGTAACCGCGCGCGCCGTGCGGCGCGCGTCCGAGCTCGCCACGACGCAGGCGACGAGCCACCTCACGCGCGTGGATGCACGGCTCGAACTGCTCTTCTGGGGACTCGCCGACCGCTGGGGCCGCGTCGGACCCGGCGGCGTCGTGCTCGAGCTGCCGCTCACGCACCAGGTGCTCGGCAGGCTGATCGGCGCGCAGCGGCCGTCGGTCACGACCGCGCTGTCGGACCTGACCCGCCGCAGAGTGATCGAGCGCCGCGACGACGGCGCCTGGATCCTCCACGGCGACCCGCCCGGCCTGGCGAACTAG
- a CDS encoding transglycosylase family protein: MPATCPAEDVDDLVHPERWERSRERSASRRLGALRRRRRQRGSRSVALVLAAALTLGAGGALAAPAGDGSDGVLKKGSSGPVVVQLQQKLGVPADGAFGPQTERAVRRYQKQKGLGVDGVVGPQTASALGISLATAQAQSRGGGGGGSVRTPAILDSIAQCESGGDPTAISPDGTYRGKYQFDRQTWAAYGPAGDPARASEAEQDRRALKLYKARGTSPWPNCA, from the coding sequence ATGCCCGCGACCTGTCCCGCTGAGGACGTTGACGATCTCGTCCATCCCGAACGTTGGGAGCGCTCCCGCGAGCGCTCTGCCAGCCGCCGCCTCGGCGCGCTGCGCCGCCGCCGTCGCCAGCGCGGCTCGCGTTCGGTCGCGCTCGTGCTCGCCGCGGCGCTGACGCTTGGTGCCGGCGGCGCGCTCGCCGCCCCCGCCGGTGACGGCAGCGACGGCGTGCTGAAGAAGGGCAGCAGCGGCCCGGTCGTCGTGCAGCTGCAGCAGAAGCTCGGCGTGCCGGCTGACGGCGCCTTCGGCCCGCAGACCGAGCGGGCGGTGCGCCGCTACCAGAAGCAGAAGGGCCTCGGCGTCGACGGCGTCGTCGGCCCGCAGACGGCCAGCGCGCTCGGGATCAGCCTCGCGACCGCGCAGGCGCAGTCGCGTGGCGGCGGCGGAGGGGGGAGCGTGCGCACGCCGGCGATCCTCGACTCGATCGCGCAGTGCGAGTCGGGCGGCGACCCGACCGCGATCTCGCCTGACGGGACGTACCGCGGCAAGTACCAGTTCGACCGTCAGACGTGGGCGGCGTACGGTCCCGCGGGCGATCCGGCCCGTGCCTCGGAGGCCGAGCAGGACCGCCGGGCGCTGAAGCTGTACAAGGCGCGCGGCACCTCTCCCTGGCCCAACTGCGCGTAG
- a CDS encoding M3 family oligoendopeptidase translates to MTTVPATNQEPADDEVAGVAWDLDPLVDGRGEEGVRALLAQAAERADAFAAAYAGKLATLDAPGLRTAMEQLAALHELVGRAGSYASLRFAVDTADERIGALLQHVQERATAIQTTLLFFELEWATLDDARAEELLAGEDNAFFAHYLRTERRYRPYLLSEPEERILAEKGISGAGAWTRLFAELMSSLEVRLPSAPEPVTLEQALALLSGPDRDERRGAAEAVTEALRPGLRTRAFIFNTLLHDKAVDDRLRTYPNWLTARNLANEASDESVQALVTAVRGRYDVPQRWYRLKARLLGVERLADYDRAATVADTDERFTWREARELVLDAYDSFTPELGALARRFFDERWIDAPVRPGKRGGAFCSYTVPSAHPYVLLNYTARRRDVLTLAHELGHGVHAALAAPQGVFHQGTPLTLAETASVFGETLVFGRLLESASTPASRLSLLSESIEGAIATVFRQTAMHTFEETIHTARREEGELGIDRFGELWAASQEELFGDAVEVTEGYRTWWSYIPHFINSPGYVYAYAYGQLLALSVYGRYRQEGASFVPDYLRMLSAGGSMAPEELGRLVGLDLTDPGFWDAGLALVDDQLTAAEQAAAEAGRA, encoded by the coding sequence ATGACCACCGTCCCCGCCACCAACCAGGAGCCCGCGGACGACGAGGTCGCCGGCGTCGCCTGGGATCTCGATCCGCTCGTCGACGGCCGGGGCGAAGAGGGCGTGCGCGCTCTCCTCGCCCAGGCGGCCGAGCGTGCCGACGCCTTCGCCGCCGCCTACGCTGGCAAGCTCGCGACGCTCGACGCGCCCGGCCTGCGCACCGCGATGGAGCAGCTCGCCGCGCTGCACGAGCTGGTCGGCCGCGCGGGCTCGTACGCGTCGCTGCGCTTCGCCGTCGACACGGCCGACGAGCGCATCGGCGCGCTGCTCCAGCACGTGCAAGAGCGCGCGACCGCGATCCAGACGACGCTGCTCTTCTTCGAGCTGGAGTGGGCGACGCTCGACGACGCGCGCGCGGAAGAGCTGCTCGCCGGCGAGGACAACGCGTTCTTCGCCCACTACCTGCGGACCGAGCGCCGCTACCGCCCCTACCTGCTGAGCGAGCCCGAGGAGCGGATCCTCGCGGAGAAGGGGATCAGCGGCGCCGGCGCGTGGACGCGGCTGTTCGCCGAGCTGATGTCCTCGCTGGAGGTGAGACTGCCGTCAGCGCCGGAGCCGGTGACGCTGGAGCAAGCGCTTGCCCTCCTCTCGGGCCCGGACCGCGACGAGCGGCGCGGCGCAGCTGAGGCCGTCACCGAGGCGCTGCGCCCCGGCCTGCGCACGCGCGCGTTCATCTTCAACACGCTGCTGCACGACAAGGCGGTCGACGACCGTTTGCGCACCTACCCGAACTGGCTGACGGCGCGCAACCTCGCCAACGAGGCGAGCGACGAGTCGGTCCAGGCGCTCGTGACCGCCGTCCGCGGCCGCTACGACGTGCCGCAGCGCTGGTACCGCCTGAAGGCCAGACTGCTCGGCGTCGAGCGGCTCGCCGACTACGACCGCGCCGCGACCGTCGCCGACACCGACGAGCGCTTCACGTGGCGCGAGGCGCGCGAGCTGGTGCTCGACGCCTACGACAGCTTCACGCCGGAGCTGGGCGCGCTCGCGCGCCGCTTCTTCGACGAGCGCTGGATCGACGCGCCGGTCCGCCCCGGCAAGCGCGGCGGGGCGTTCTGCTCCTACACCGTGCCCTCGGCGCACCCCTACGTGCTGCTCAACTACACCGCCCGCCGGCGCGACGTGCTGACGCTCGCGCACGAGCTCGGCCACGGCGTCCACGCGGCGCTCGCAGCGCCGCAGGGCGTCTTCCACCAGGGGACGCCGCTGACGCTCGCAGAGACCGCGTCGGTGTTCGGCGAGACACTCGTCTTCGGCCGGCTGCTGGAGTCGGCCTCGACGCCGGCCTCGCGCCTGTCGCTGCTGTCGGAGTCGATCGAGGGTGCGATCGCGACCGTCTTCCGGCAGACGGCGATGCACACCTTCGAGGAGACGATCCACACCGCTCGCCGCGAGGAGGGCGAGCTGGGGATCGACCGCTTCGGCGAGCTGTGGGCGGCATCGCAGGAGGAGCTGTTCGGCGACGCCGTCGAGGTGACCGAGGGCTACCGCACGTGGTGGTCCTACATCCCCCACTTCATCAACTCGCCGGGCTACGTCTACGCGTACGCCTACGGCCAGCTGCTGGCGCTGTCGGTCTACGGCCGCTACCGGCAGGAGGGCGCGAGCTTCGTGCCCGACTACCTGCGGATGCTCTCGGCCGGCGGCTCGATGGCGCCGGAGGAGCTGGGCAGGCTCGTCGGGCTCGACCTGACCGACCCGGGCTTCTGGGACGCGGGCCTCGCGCTCGTCGACGACCAGCTGACGGCCGCCGAGCAGGCAGCGGCCGAGGCCGGCCGGGCGTAG